From one Culex quinquefasciatus strain JHB chromosome 3, VPISU_Cqui_1.0_pri_paternal, whole genome shotgun sequence genomic stretch:
- the LOC119769087 gene encoding uncharacterized protein LOC119769087: MLVKGTRRNCERYSELRRAEKRTHRRKEREYDERVLAEAQAQYNANDKRRFYATVNGVRKKASPSPVMCNDREGNLLTDKTAVAARWKEHFQQLLNGEMREGVVEDRMNVEDDGIAVDPPTLEDVEKAVKELKNAKSAGKDGLPAELFKHGSARMIEILHQIVQRIWCEEQLPTDWLDGLITPIYKKGQRLDCANYRGITILNSAYKVLSRILWSKLRPLTETFVGEYQCGFRAGRSTTDQMFTLRQILDKFREYNLQTHHLFIDFKAAYDSVKRNELWKIMLEHGFPAKLIRLIRATLDGAKSSVRIANETSEAFVTLDGLKQGDALLNLLFIIALEGAARRAGVHRNGTLITKSHMLLGYADDIDIIGIDRRSVEEAFVPFKREAAKIGLTINTAKTKYLVAGRARGSAGDGVSEVEIDGERYEVVDEFVYLGTLVTCDNDVSCEVKRRISAANRAFYGLRSQLRSRSLRTPTKITLYRTLILPVALYGHESWTLKEADQRALGVFERRILRSIFGGKQVGDRWRRRMNFELYQDYKHADIVKVIKHDRLKWAGHVARMSDERAAKTIFSSEPGRGRRLRGRPRTRWLCAVDEDARAANIVGDWRRAAQERASWKSSISSALGR, from the coding sequence ATGCTGGTTAAGGGTACGCGCCGAAACTGTGAGCGATACAGTGAGCTGCGACGAGCTGAGAAACGAACCCACCGCCGAAAAGAACGGGAGTACGACGAGAGAGTACTTGCCGAAGCTCAAGCACAGTACAACGCGAACGATAAGCGGAGGTTTTATGCAACTGTCAACGGTGTAAGAAAGAAAGCGTCGCCTTCCCCTGTTATGTGCAACGACAGGGAAGGTAACCTGTTGACAGATAAGACAGCGGTAGCGGCCAGGTGGAAGGAGCACTTTCAACAGCTGTTGAACGGTGAGATGCGAGAGGGAGTCGTCGAGGACAGGATGAACGTTGAGGATGATGGAATAGCTGTGGACCCGCCTACGTTGGAGGACGTGGAAAAAGCCGTAAAGGAGCTCAAGAACGCGAAATCCGCGGGAAAGGACGGACTTCCGGCCGAACTTTTCAAGCACGGGAGCGCGCGGATGATCGAGATTCTGCATCAAATCGTCCAGCGAATTTGGTGCGAAGAACAGCTTCCGACCGACTGGTTAGACGGGCTCATCACCCCAATCTACAAGAAAGGGCAAAGACTCGATTGTGCCAACTATCGAGGCATCACAATCCTCAACTCAGCGTACAAAGTACTATCCCGAATCCTGTGGAGCAAGCTGAGACCGTTGACCGAGACCTTTGTCGGCGAATACCAGTGCGGTTTTCGAGCGGGTCGGTCAACGACGGACCAGATGTTCACTCTGCGACAAATCCTCGACAAGTTCCGGGAGTACAACCTGCAAACACACCAtttgttcatcgacttcaaggcggCGTACGATTCAGTCAAAAGAAACGAACTTTGGAAAATTATGCTAGAACACGGCTTTCCGGCGAAGCTAATAAGACTGATTCGTGCAACGCTCGACGGAGCAAAATCAAGCGTGCGAATAGCTAACGAGACATCTGAAGCTTTCGTTACGTTGGATGGATTGAAGCAGGGCGATGCTCTCTTAAACTTACTGTTCATCATAGCGTTGGAGGGTGCTGCTCGAAGGGCAGGCGTGCACAGAAACGGAACACTCATCACTAAATCGCACATGCTGCTTGGTTACGCTGACGACATCGACATCATTGGTATTGATCGTCGTTCAGTGGAGGAGGCGTTCGTCCCTTTCAAGCGGGAAGCTGCGAAGATCGGACTGACCATCAACACAGCCAAGACCAAGTATCTGGTTGCTGGCAGAGCGCGTGGCAGTGCAGGTGATGGTGTTTCGGAGGTGGAAATAGATGGAGAAAGATATGAGGTGGTGGATGAGTTTGTATATCTTGGTACACTTGTGACGTGCGACAATGATGTGAGCTGCGAAGTGAAACGGCGGATTAGTGCTGCAAACAGGGCCTTCTACGGTCTTCGTAGCCAGCTAAGGTCCCGCAGCCTAAGGACGCCTACGAAAATCACGCTGTATAGGACCTTGATACTCCCTGTAGCTCTTTACGGTCACGAGTCGTGGACGCTAAAGGAGGCTGACCAGAGAGCACTTGGGGTCTTCGAGCGGAGAATCCTGCGTTCTATCTTCGGCGGCAAGCAAGTAGGAGACCGGTGGCGCAGGCGCATGAACTTCGAGCTGTACCAAGACTACAAACATGCTGATATCGTAAAAGTCATCAAGCACGACAGGCTTAAGTGGGCTGGACATGTAGCCAGAATGTCGGACGAGCGGGCGGCTAAAACGATATTCAGCAGCGAACCTGGACGGGGTCGTCGGCTTCGTGGAAGGCCTCGTACGCGTTGGCTGTGTGCAGTCGACGAAGATGCAAGAGCGGCCAACATTGTGGGCGACTGGAGACGAGCGGCCCAAGAACGAGCATCCTGGAAATCTTCGATTAGTTCAGCGTTGGGTCGATAG
- the LOC119769088 gene encoding craniofacial development protein 2-like — MLTGNSGRINRHQTRRCKKDNDWKLGTWNVRTLQDPARAGLLARELHKLNVHVAAFQEVRWPGHGEREFTAVDPIANTSFKYHIYYSGGEKAMHGVGFVVIGDQKNRVIKWKVVNDRICVLRIKGKFFNYSLINIYAPTNDKPDDDKDAFYERLDKTYGECPRHDVKIVIGDANAQVGREAFFHPVIGKESLHPRTNDNGLRLVNFAAARGMAICSTFFARMNIRKHTWRHPNGESCTQIDHVLVDGRHFSDVMDVQSYRGPNIDSDHFLVACKIRARLSNVLTPRTARIARLNFQRLASSDVAAE, encoded by the exons ATGCTGACAGG AAATTCAGGACGGATAAATCGGCATCAGACCAGGCGATGTAAAAAGGAcaacgattggaaactcggtacTTGGAACGTTCGAACTCTCCAAGATCCTGCACGTGCTGGCCTTCTTGCCCGGGAGCTGCACAAGCTGAACGTGCATGTGGCCGCCTTCCAGGAAGTTCGATGGCCCGGTCATGGAGAGCGAGAATTCACGGCGGTGGACCCCATCGCCAACACCTCTTTCAAGTACCACATCTACTACAGTGGCGGCGAAAAGGCGATGCACGGAGTCGGGTTCGTAGTGATTGGGGATCAGAAGAACCGAGTCATCAAGTGGAAGGTGGTGAATGACCGGATCTGCGTGTTGAGAATAAAGGGCAAATTCTTCAACTACAGCCTGATCAACATCTACGCGCCGACGAACGACAAGCCCGATGATGATaaagacgctttctacgagcgtcTCGACAAGACCTATGGAGAGTGCCCAAGACACGACGTGAAGATAGTCATCGGAGACGCAAACGCGCAGGTCGGAAGGGAAGCCTTCTTCCATCCTGTCATCGGCAAGGAGAGCCTTCATCCTCGCACGAATGACAACGGCCTCCGTTTGGTCAATTTCGCCGCAGCCAGAGGAATGGCTATCTGTAGCACCTTCTTTGCGCGCATGAACATTCGGAAGCACACGTGGCGCCACCCGAATGGCGAATCGTGCACACAAATCGATCACGTTTTGGTGGATGGTCGACACTTCTCGGACGTGATGGACGTCCAATCGTACAGAGGACCGAACATCGACTCTGATCACTTCCTGGTAGCGTGCAAGATCCGAGCTAGGCTGTCGAACGTGTTGACCCCGCGGACTGCGAGGATAGCGCGGTTGAACTTCCAGCGCCTCGCGAGCAGCGACGTTGCTGCAGAGTAG